From Eptesicus fuscus isolate TK198812 chromosome 13, DD_ASM_mEF_20220401, whole genome shotgun sequence, the proteins below share one genomic window:
- the LOC103302342 gene encoding olfactory receptor 5B3-like, producing MENNTVVREFILVGLTNAPELQVPLFVMFTLIYLNTVIGNLGIIMLILLDSRLHTPMYFFLSNLSLVDLCYSSTITPKVMAGFLTGDKVISYNACATQMFFFIVFATVENYLLASMAYDRYAAVCKPLHYTTTMTTVVCASMAIGCYSLGFLNASINVGDTFCLSFCLSVIHHFFCDVPAVMTLTCSGNHIGELILILISSFNVFLALFVILTSYLFIFITISKMHSRQRYQKALSTCGSHLITVSIFYGTVIFMYLQPSSSHSMGTGRIASMFYSMVIPMLNPLVYSLRNKEVKSAFKKVVEKAKLSVS from the coding sequence ATGGAGAACAATACAGTGGTGAGAGAATTCATCCTGGTAGGACTAACCAATGCCCCAGAACTGCAGGTCCCCCTCTTTGTAATGTTCACCCTCATCTACCTCAACACTGTGATTGGGAACCTGGGGATAATCATGTTGATCCTGCTGGACTCTCGTCTCCACACTCCTATGTACTTTTTCCTCAGTAACCTGTCTCTGGTGGATTTGTGTTACTCCTCAACAATAACTCCAAAGGTGATGGCTGGATTTCTAACAGGAGACAAAGTCATCTCCTACAATGCCTGTGCTACTCAGATGTTCTTTTTTATAGTCTTTGCCACTGTGGAAAATTACCTCTTGGCCTCAATGGCCTATGACCGCTATGCAGCAGTGTGTAAACCCCTACATTACACCACTACCATGACAACAGTTGTGTGTGCTTCTATGGCCATAGGCTGCTATAGCCTTGGCTTTCTGAATGCTTCTATTAATGTTGGAGACacattctgtctctctttttgtttgtCCGTGATCCATCACTTTTTTTGCGATGTTCCAGCAGTCATGACTCTGACTTGCTCTGGTAACCATATTGGTGAACTGattcttattcttatttcaaGTTTTAATGTCTTTCTTGCACTTTTTGTTATCTTGACTTCCTATCTCTTTATATTTATTACCATTTCAAAGATGCACTCAAGACAGAGATATCAGAAGGCTTTGTCTACCTGTGGTTCTCACCTTATTACAGTTTCCATATTTTATGGGACTGTCATCTTTATGTACTTACAGCCAAGTTCCAGTCATTCCATGGGCACAGGCAGAATCGCATCTATGTTCTATTCTATGGTCATCCCCATGCTGAACCCTCTGGTCTACAGCCTGAGGAACAAAGAGGTCAAGAGTGCATTTAAGAAGGTTGTTGAGAAGGCAAAATTGTCTGTTTCATAA